The Urbifossiella limnaea nucleotide sequence GGCCGAGCTGGACGTCGGCCAGATCCGCAAGGGCGTCGTCAAGAACATCGCCGAGTTCGGCGCGTTCGTGGACCTCGGCGGCATCGACGGCCTGCTCCACATCACCGACATGGGCTGGCACCGCGTGACCAACCCGCGCGACGTGGTGCAGATCGACCAGGAGCTGGAGGTGTACATCCTCCACATCGACCGCGAGAAGGAGAAGATCGCGCTGTCGCTGAAGCACAAGACGCCGAGCCCGTGGCAGAACATCGAGGCCAAGTACCCGGTCAACACCCGCCACAACGGCGAGGTGGTGAACATCATGCCGTACGGGGCCTTCGTGAAGCTCGAGCCCGGCATCGAGGGGCTGGTTCACATCAGCGAGATGAGCTGGGTGAAGCGGATCGCCGACCCGAAGGAGCTGGTGCAGATCGGCGACAAGGTCGAGGTTCAGGTGCTGAACATCAACCACGACAAGAAGGAAATCTCGCTCGGCATGAAGCAGTGCCAGAGCAACCCGTGGGGCGAGGTGGCCAAGAAGTACCCGACCGGCACCGTCATCAGCGGCGTCGTGCGGAACCTCACCAACTACGGCGCGTTCATCGAGATCGAGGAAGGGATCGACGGTCTCCTGCACGTGTCCGACATGAGCTGGACGCGGAAGGTGTCGAACCCGTCCGAGGTCGTGCAGAAGGGCCAGAAGCTGACCTGCCAGGTGCTGAGCGTCGACCAGGAGCGGAAGCGGGTGGCGCTGGGCCTGAAGCAGATGGCGAACGACCCGTGGGAGGGCGACATCCCCGGCCGCTACCTCCCGGGCCAGAAGGTGAGCGGGAAGGTGACCAAGTTGACCAACTTCGGCGTGTTCGTGGAGTTGGAGCCGGGCCTGGAAGGGCTGCTCCACATCTCCGAGCTGACGGACGCGAAGATCGAGAGCCCGGAGGAGGTCGTCAAGGTCGGCGACGACGTGGACGTCAAGGTGCTGCGGGTGGACACGAAGGACCGCAAGGTCGGCCTGTCGATGCGGAACGTGGACGACGGCAAGGTGCCGGACATCATCCCCGACATGCCGATCGACGAGCCGGAGGAAGAAATCCCGCAGGAGCCGATGCCGACGAGCGGCAAGAAGGAGAAGCTCCGCGGCGGCACCGGCCCGCAAGGCCCGCTGTTCAAGCTCCCGGGCAGCGAGTAAGTGTAAGTTCCCGTTCGCGATCGGGCCGGCAAATCCCGCCGGCCCGATTTTCCCCCGAAAGTCAACCCGCTTTCCCCGCCCCGGCCGCGGCTCTCAAGTGGAGCGCGGCGCGGGTGTTACGACCGCGCCGGCCGGAGCGGCCGGATTTTTCCGCCGCCTACCAGTTTGCGGTGATGCCCGGCCCGAATTAGATTCGGTTGGGTTCTCCGACCGGGTCCACTCGGGTTTCGTGCCGCCGGCGCCGTCTCGGCCGGTGGTGCGGGTCGTGCCGGCGGGAGTCGTCGCCCCGGTGGCGCCCGCCGTGCGGCCGGCGCCCGCCGGATTCCGCGGCCGGTCGGCCCCAACCGACCGCATCCGTCCAGGGGATCGTTTCAGCGGTCGATACGTCCTTGCGGGTTCGTCCGCGGGTGAACCACGCCCGCGACACCCGCCCAGGACGCCGGGGTCTCCGACTCGCTCGCCGTCGCCCGCCGGACCCACACCGACAGGATGCCGTAATGTCCCGCCTCCGCAAATACCGTCCGGACGTGGTCCAGTCGCCGCTCGAAACGTACCTCCGCGAGATCAACACCACGGCCCTGTTGACCGCGGACCAGGAGAAGTCGCTGGCCCGCGCCATCGCCGTCGGCGACACCGAGGCCCGCGACCAGATGGTCCGCGCCAACCTCCGCCTGGTGGTGAACATCGCCCGCGGCTACACCGGCAAGGGCCTGGCGCTGCAAGACCTGATCGAGGAAGGGAACCTCGGCCTCTTGCGCGCCGTCGAGGGCTTCGACCCGGTGATGGGGACGCGGTTCAGCACGTACGCGAGCTACTGGATCAAGCAGAGCATCAAGCGGGCGCTTGTCAACACGGCGAAGACGATTCGCATCCCGGCGTACATGGTCGAGCTGCTGGCGAAGTGGCGGCGGGCGACGAACAAGCTGTCGGACGAGCTGGGCCGGCCGCCGACGCACGAGGAGGTGGCCAAGTTCCTGGGGCTGCCGAAGAAGAAGCTGAACATCATCAAGAAGGCGATCCGGGTGTACAACTCGGCCCCGCAGACGGACCAGGGCGGCGAGCAGGGGTGGAGCATCGAGGAGATGCTGATGGACAACCGCTCGAAGACGCCGGACACGGAGATGGTGGAGACGGACGACCTGAAGCACGTGATGGTGCTGCTGGAGAAGATGGACAAGCGGGAGGCGTCGGTTCTGCGGATGCGGTTCGGCCTGGACGACGAGGAGCCGAAGACGCTGAAGGAGATCGGCGAGTGCCTCGGCCTGACTCGGGAGCGGGTGCGGCAGATCGAGAGCGAGGCGCTGGCGAAGCTCGGCGAGAACCTGAACGGGGACTGACGCGGGCGAGCGGGGTCGCGTCAGCGCCCCGCGCGAATCGGCTTATGGTTTGCACTTCAGCTCCTCCGGCCGCCGCGATTCTCGCGCAGCGCTTTCCGGAGGAGTCGGCACGGGCTCGATCAGCGCCAACCAACCCGAGCACACCCGTACCGACCTCCGCGGCCGTGAGGCCGTCGCCAAGATCAAGGAGCTGGTCGGCACTGCGAAGAACTGTTTCTTCGCCACCGCCGGCTCCAGGCGCGACACCAAGATGCTGATCGGTGCTGCGGTCGGCAAAACGCTCGACGACTCGGTCGAGGGCACCTTCAAGGTTTGACCTCCCACCCTTGCACCAGGCCGCCTCATCGGTTCTGATTTCCGCATGGACTGCTCCCAGGACGAACTCTTCGACGCCTGCGACCGGCTCGTCCACGGCCTCCTGGAGCGAGCTGGCGTCACCCAGCCGCCGGTCGACGCGCTCCGCCTCGCCGACGACCACCTCGGCATCCCCGTCGAGATGGTCGAGCCCGACGAGGACGACGCCGACGGCCCGCCGCGGCGCCGCCGCCCGTCAGCCGGCATCGTGCTGAACCCGCACATGACCGCCGAGCAGCGCCAGGCCGTCGCGGCGCAGGGGATCGCCCGGCACCTGCTGCCGGACCTGCTCCGCAAGATCGACATCGTGCCCGGCAGCGAGTCGAAGCAGGCCGCGACGCACCTCCGCGGGCTGCTCGCGGCTCGAATACTCGTCCCCACCCGGCTCCTGCGGTCGGCCCTGCGCGAGCACAAGTACGACGTACCGGCGCTACACCAGGCCTTCCGCACGGCGAAGATGGAAGCCGTCGCCCTGCGGCTGCTCGACCTCGACTCGCCGTGCGTCATCGCGGTCGTGGACGACGGCGTCGTCGCGGTGCGGCGCGGCAACGGGCAGCCGGCCGACCGCAAGCTCACCGACGCCGAGCAGCAGTGCCACGACCGGGTGGCCCAGCTGGAGCTGCCCGAACGGGTCCGCACCGGCGGGTGGACGGCCGACGGGTGGCCGGTGCCGAACCGGCCTTTTCGGCGGGTGCTGCTCCGCGCCGTGCCCGACGAGCTATAATGGCCGAACGACCCGGCCCCGGCGGCTGCCCCGCAGCCGCCGGGCTTTTTCGTCCGCGACCGGGTTGCCCCGACGACGTGCGTCCGCGACGGACCGCTCAGGAGTGCCGATCATGGCCGACGACCGCATCCCGATGACCCGGGAAGGGTACGACAAGCTCAAGGCCGAGCTCGACCGGATGCGGAACGTCGAGATGATCGCGGTGACCGTGCGGGTGGCCGAGGCCCGTGCCATGGGCGACCTGAGCGAGAACGCCGAGTACCACGCCGCCCGCGAGGACCAGGGCATCCTCCAGGCGAAGATCAACGAGGTGGCCGACCGTCTGGCGCGCGCCGCCATCGTGGACATGGCGACGCTGCCGAAGGACACGGTGGCGTTCGGCAGCAAGGTCAAGGTGATGGACCTGGACCTGGACGAGGAGGAGACGTACGAGCTGGTCGGCCCCGGTCAGGAGAACCCGGACAAGGGCCGCATCCTGACCGGAAGCCCGATCGGTCAGGGTCTCCTCGGCCGCAAGAAGGGCGACACGGTGGAGATCCCGGTGCCGCGCGGCACAATCCGGTTCAAGATTCTGGACATCTCGATGGCCAGCGGGATTTGAGCGGGCGGCGGGGGCGTCCCACGCCTACCGCGCCGAGCCGAGTTCGCGCAGCTTGGTCTTGAGGTACTTCGCCCGCGCGGCGTTCCGCTCCTCGCCGTCCAGCGGCTGCCCCATCAGCTTCTGCAGGTGCGCCGCCTGCGTGTGGATGAACAGCTGGTTCACCGTCGTCGCCGGCAAGTCTTCGATCAGCCGCTGGTGGATGCCGAGCCGCACCGCGCTCAGCAGCTCCATCGTCTCCTCCGACGTGATCATCGTCGCGCTGCCGAGGGTGCCGATGGCGCGGGCCACGCGGTCCTGCTCGGCCTGACGGCGCTCCTTCAGCAGGGCGTTGCGGGCCTGCCGCTCGTACTGCAGGATCGTCTGGATGACCTCGCCGATCTCGGCGAGGATTTTCGGCTCGCTCTTGCCGAGCGTCACCTGGTTCGAAATCTGGTACAGGTCGCCGAACGCCCGGCTCCCCTCGCCGTGCAGGCCGCGGACGGCCAGGTTGATCTTCTGCAGCGCCCGGAACACCTTCTCGATCTGCTTCGTGAGGCCGAGCGCCGGCAGGTGGAGCATCACGCTCGCCCGCATCCCGGTGCCGACGTTCGTCGGGCACGCGGTCAGGAAGCCGAACTGGTCGTGGAAGGCGTACCCCAGCCGCGCCTCCAACGCGTCGTCGAGCTTGTCGATGTCCTCCCACGCCTCGGTGAGTGCGAGGCCGGAGCGGAGCACCTGGAGCCGCAGGTGGTCCTCCTCGTTCACCATCACGCTGACGGATTCCTTCTGGTCCAGGGCGACGCCGCGCGGGCCTTCCAGCACGGTGGCCAACTCGCGGCTGATGAGTTGCCGCTCGACGAGGAACTGGCGGTCGAGCGGCGACAGGCCGGGCACGTCGATGTAGTCGAGGGTGTACGGCAACTCGGCCTTGGCGAGGGCGTCGCGGGCCTTGGCGGCCGTCTCGGCCTTCTGGGCCGCGGAGGCACGGTTGGCGAACGGGAAGCCGGCCAGGTTGCGGGCCAGGCGGATACGGGTGGAGACGACGACGTCCGACTCGGGGCCGGTGCCGCGGAGCCACTCCCCGAGGTTGGGCAGTAGGGTGTCGAGGTTCATTGGCCGGCCTCCTCCTGCCGGGCCGCGTCGCGGAGCCGGGCCGCCTCCTCGTAGTCCTCGTCGCGGGCGGCGGCGGCCATCCGGCGTCGGAGTTCCTGCAGTCGGTCGTCGCGGCGGGCAGCGCGGACGGCCCGGGGCGTCTTGCCGGCGTGGGCGTCGGCCCGGTGGATGCGGGTCAGGAGCGGTTCGAGGGCCGGGCGGAAGGCGTCGTACTCGGCCGGGCAGCCGAGCCGCCCGGTGGCGCGGAACTCCCCATACTGTAGGCCGCAGTCGGGGCAGGTCAACGCGGCGGTCTCGGCGGGCGTGGCGGGGGCGGGGCCGGCGGCCCCGAGCAGCCCGAGCAGTGCCGGCACGTGGACGGTCCCGGCGGCGCCCCCGGGCGCGTCGGCGAACAGCTTGTTCTTCTTGGCGCAGGGGTCGCACAGGCGGAGCACCCGCTTCTGCTTGTTGACGATCTCCGTCAGGGTGACGGTCGCCGGCGCGTCGCAGAACTGACAGGTCATGGCACTCCCCTACCACACCGCCGGCCGCGCCGGCCAGCCGAACCGCCCTCGCCCGTCGGTCGGGTCCGGGTCACGCGTCGCCCTCCTCCAGCCGGCGGATCTGGTCGCGGACGCGGGCGGCGTCCTCGTACTTCTCGTCGGCCACCAGCTTGCCGAGGCGCCGCCGCAGGCCGTCCAGCTCGGTCGCCGCGGCCTTCCGCTTCGGGCCGCGGCGCGGCGCCTTGCCGGCGTGCGTCGCGTCGCCGTGGACGCCCTCCAGCAGCGGCAGCAGCTCCGCCCGGAAGGCGTCGTAGTCGTGCGGGCAGCCGAGCCGGCCGTGGTTACGGAATTCCACGAAGGGCATCCCGCACGCCGGGCAGGTGCCGTCGGCGGGGGCGTCGGCCGGGTCGATCGCGGGGCTGTCGGCGGCCTTCGCGGCCGGCTTCTTGCCGCCGGCGGTGCCCGGCTCGCTCATGTACTTGCGGGCGCAGTCCTCGCAGAGGTGGACTTCCTCGAACCGCTCCTCGGGCAGGACTTCGGTAATGTGCAGGGTCGCCTGCTTCGGACAGCGCTGACACTTCATCGGCCGGCCCCCTCGCCCCGCCGGGCGGCGGTGAGGGAATTGTACCGCGCGGCGCCGCGGGGCAGAACGGGAAGCGGTCAGGCCGCCTCCCACCGGTCGTACAGCTCGAACAGCACCTCGCGCAGGCTGCCCCGGTGGGCGCACAGCCGCGCGGCTGCGTCATAGCCTTCGAGCACGCCGCGGCCGTCCGCCGGCAGCAGTCGCGCCAGCACCCACTCCAGCGCCTCGGGCGTCACGTCGGTGCGGTGCAGCGGCGGGAGTCCGGCCGGGCGGTGCGTCGTCACCAGCAGCCCGGCCCCGGCCCGGCGGCACTCACGCGTCACGCGCCGCTGGCCGAGCCAACCCAGCTGCTCGAACCCGTCGATGACCAGCAGCGGCCGCGGCCCCGGCAGCGGCCACAGTTCCGGCGGCAGCGATCGTTCCGCGGTGCCGAGCCGCACGCGGCGGACGGTCCACGCGGTCAGCCGCGGCAGCAGGCTCGCCAGCAGCGTCGATTTGCCGCTGCCGTGCGGGCCAACGACCTCGCTCCAACTTCCCGCAGCCTCGAAGCGCGTCACCAGCGCGTCGAGTTCGGCCCCGCCGGGGAGGCGGTAGGGGATCGCGCCCGGCTCGACGAAGCGAGTCGAGAACGGGTTCACCCGCGGCGGTGTTCCGACGCGGCCGGTCACGTCGGCTCCCGCGGCGCGAGCACGAACGGCGCCTCGGCCACGACCTCGCCGGACGCGCCGAAGCGGAGCCGCACCCGCGCGACCCAGTGGACTTTCACCAGCGTGCCGTCGTAGCTCCACGGCGTGTTCGGCAGGCGCACCGCGAACGTCCCCGGGTTGGGCAGTTCCGGCAGCGTGCCGGCGGCCGCGGTCCAGTCCTCGAAGTGGATCACGCCCAGGTCTTCGGTTCCCTTCCCGGACGTGTGCCACAGCACCGACACCTCAACGCTGTCGGCGTCGGCCGGCGGCCCGCCCGGAAGCACGAACGCACCGCGGACCTCGTCGCCGGGGTGAAACCGGTCGCCGGTAACTTCGACGCGCACCTCGGGCTCACCCCGCATAGCCGCCCCCCGGC carries:
- a CDS encoding 30S ribosomal protein S1; its protein translation is MVNRNLLRQFDQQNDEAELEKMFAAEMGDLESWLPAETQEFESNKIVTGRVLEIRGEDVVIDIGYKSEGVIKLEEWKEDGAEGIAPPKAGDTVEVLLETVESEDGTIALSYRKAKRQKEWNAVLEKHKEGDVVAGKVLKKIKGGLLVNIGVNVFLPASQVDIRRPQSIDEYIERTIECVILKIDEQRRNIVVSRRKLIEDRRRIQKDKLLAELDVGQIRKGVVKNIAEFGAFVDLGGIDGLLHITDMGWHRVTNPRDVVQIDQELEVYILHIDREKEKIALSLKHKTPSPWQNIEAKYPVNTRHNGEVVNIMPYGAFVKLEPGIEGLVHISEMSWVKRIADPKELVQIGDKVEVQVLNINHDKKEISLGMKQCQSNPWGEVAKKYPTGTVISGVVRNLTNYGAFIEIEEGIDGLLHVSDMSWTRKVSNPSEVVQKGQKLTCQVLSVDQERKRVALGLKQMANDPWEGDIPGRYLPGQKVSGKVTKLTNFGVFVELEPGLEGLLHISELTDAKIESPEEVVKVGDDVDVKVLRVDTKDRKVGLSMRNVDDGKVPDIIPDMPIDEPEEEIPQEPMPTSGKKEKLRGGTGPQGPLFKLPGSE
- a CDS encoding sigma-70 family RNA polymerase sigma factor, with the translated sequence MSRLRKYRPDVVQSPLETYLREINTTALLTADQEKSLARAIAVGDTEARDQMVRANLRLVVNIARGYTGKGLALQDLIEEGNLGLLRAVEGFDPVMGTRFSTYASYWIKQSIKRALVNTAKTIRIPAYMVELLAKWRRATNKLSDELGRPPTHEEVAKFLGLPKKKLNIIKKAIRVYNSAPQTDQGGEQGWSIEEMLMDNRSKTPDTEMVETDDLKHVMVLLEKMDKREASVLRMRFGLDDEEPKTLKEIGECLGLTRERVRQIESEALAKLGENLNGD
- a CDS encoding ImmA/IrrE family metallo-endopeptidase, with the translated sequence MDCSQDELFDACDRLVHGLLERAGVTQPPVDALRLADDHLGIPVEMVEPDEDDADGPPRRRRPSAGIVLNPHMTAEQRQAVAAQGIARHLLPDLLRKIDIVPGSESKQAATHLRGLLAARILVPTRLLRSALREHKYDVPALHQAFRTAKMEAVALRLLDLDSPCVIAVVDDGVVAVRRGNGQPADRKLTDAEQQCHDRVAQLELPERVRTGGWTADGWPVPNRPFRRVLLRAVPDEL
- the greA gene encoding transcription elongation factor GreA; translated protein: MADDRIPMTREGYDKLKAELDRMRNVEMIAVTVRVAEARAMGDLSENAEYHAAREDQGILQAKINEVADRLARAAIVDMATLPKDTVAFGSKVKVMDLDLDEEETYELVGPGQENPDKGRILTGSPIGQGLLGRKKGDTVEIPVPRGTIRFKILDISMASGI
- a CDS encoding protein arginine kinase, which translates into the protein MNLDTLLPNLGEWLRGTGPESDVVVSTRIRLARNLAGFPFANRASAAQKAETAAKARDALAKAELPYTLDYIDVPGLSPLDRQFLVERQLISRELATVLEGPRGVALDQKESVSVMVNEEDHLRLQVLRSGLALTEAWEDIDKLDDALEARLGYAFHDQFGFLTACPTNVGTGMRASVMLHLPALGLTKQIEKVFRALQKINLAVRGLHGEGSRAFGDLYQISNQVTLGKSEPKILAEIGEVIQTILQYERQARNALLKERRQAEQDRVARAIGTLGSATMITSEETMELLSAVRLGIHQRLIEDLPATTVNQLFIHTQAAHLQKLMGQPLDGEERNAARAKYLKTKLRELGSAR
- a CDS encoding UvrB/UvrC motif-containing protein → MTCQFCDAPATVTLTEIVNKQKRVLRLCDPCAKKNKLFADAPGGAAGTVHVPALLGLLGAAGPAPATPAETAALTCPDCGLQYGEFRATGRLGCPAEYDAFRPALEPLLTRIHRADAHAGKTPRAVRAARRDDRLQELRRRMAAAARDEDYEEAARLRDAARQEEAGQ
- a CDS encoding UvrB/UvrC motif-containing protein, with amino-acid sequence MKCQRCPKQATLHITEVLPEERFEEVHLCEDCARKYMSEPGTAGGKKPAAKAADSPAIDPADAPADGTCPACGMPFVEFRNHGRLGCPHDYDAFRAELLPLLEGVHGDATHAGKAPRRGPKRKAAATELDGLRRRLGKLVADEKYEDAARVRDQIRRLEEGDA
- a CDS encoding P-loop NTPase family protein, with the protein product MTGRVGTPPRVNPFSTRFVEPGAIPYRLPGGAELDALVTRFEAAGSWSEVVGPHGSGKSTLLASLLPRLTAWTVRRVRLGTAERSLPPELWPLPGPRPLLVIDGFEQLGWLGQRRVTRECRRAGAGLLVTTHRPAGLPPLHRTDVTPEALEWVLARLLPADGRGVLEGYDAAARLCAHRGSLREVLFELYDRWEAA